In Planococcus citri chromosome 4, ihPlaCitr1.1, whole genome shotgun sequence, the genomic window ATCTTCATCGAGGTATCGCGATGGGTGTATTCAGACTGGgaaaaaacttgatcaaaagTTGGCTCGAATACAAACTACGTCGAGTAGGACATAGCAATCACCCAATGTTGGATCATTTCGGATTCACCGAAACCGAAGTGGAAATGTTATTCGATCGGTTTGACGTTAAAGGTGACCTAGCCAAACAAGCTCGACTTTGGTACTGCGGGCATTGGTCACTGAACTTGAAACAGCAACTATATAATCCGGTATCCGTAGTGAATTTCTTGTCACGTAAAATGCTCACCAACGTTTACCACGAAAGAGgaacgtttcattttttacagccgaTTATTTCCAGTGCACCGACGTTCAGAACTTACATGCTGCTTTTACTCAGCGATCAGTACATCAATATCACAAAACCACCGACAATGGATCATGATCGAATCAGAGCTCTGCAAGAAGCGTACAAAGGAACTTATCGTAAACGAAATGTCGTCATTATGCTATCGTATTTTTTAAGCAAAGGATTCTTGATAATCGAGCCTCATAATTTCCACCAGTCTCGTCTACCCAATTATGAAATTGCTAGCGAGTTTTCCACCGCTATGATCACCTATTATCGTCGCAGATACCCCACAGACTTGTACTGGTTTCATAAGGCCTGTATTCGGATGTATAATTACGTTCAGGATGATTTCATTGTAATCTACGACTTCGAGCAAGATCTGCAAAATATCATGGAATCCATCGCGGATTTCCAAACATACGCTAAGAATTCCACCGAATTCGAAGTAATGGTTCGAAGTGTATTTAACGCGATGTTCTTATTCGTTCAACGTTTATCGCATTACAAATATCGTATATATTATAATCGAGTACTCAGCGGAGATTACGTTTTGACTCACGAACAGCAACAAGAGGCAGCCCTGATTGTACTCAAAGTCAACGAACCCAACTTGGACAGCGTTCTCGAAGAGGCTAAAAGCTATAAACACGTCTTATACAATTTACCAAGGGTCAAGTATATGAAATTCATTGGAATCGATGTATTTGATAACTACACAGTGCGT contains:
- the LOC135843902 gene encoding uncharacterized protein LOC135843902 isoform X2 — protein: MLPVGTIIFLYWLSIPSTQCAQWALALKDPLHEYSISMGATSFKDLVTKSSVFVDKTLFIRDVLNNPDESEIILCPQQWGRTMNLDMLKNFLEIRVNARGRRLPRHLKCPIYRFFVLGEVQFNKNDPLEYLTAPLLISNYTMLIEDYLGNYPVIYLSLKDVVGNSYLEVKRRLQHVLSRAFRQHKYLVNVYRKKNNTITMAKFTDHLYPRDSTDVAGSLNYLCELLYDTYKQKVFILIDDHDAPIQSALQNSNMDKNDYGPILDLLESLFKWTLVQNPYLHRGIAMGVFRLGKNLIKSWLEYKLRRVGHSNHPMLDHFGFTETEVEMLFDRFDVKGDLAKQARLWYCGHWSLNLKQQLYNPVSVVNFLSRKMLTNVYHERGTFHFLQPIISSAPTFRTYMLLLLSDQYINITKPPTMDHDRIRALQEAYKGTYRKRNVVIMLSYFLSKGFLIIEPHNFHQSRLPNYEIASEFSTAMITYYRRRYPTDLYWFHKACIRMYNYVQDDFIVIYDFEQDLQNIMESIADFQTYAKNSTEFEVMVRSVFNAMFLFVQRLSHYKYRIYYNRVLSGDYVLTHEQQQEAALIVLKVNEPNLDSVLEEAKSYKHVLYNLPRVKYMKFIGIDVFDNYTVRLISRTQVRVQSDRNFTRQPSRISTPTRIFIEEQ